In Streptomyces sp. NBC_00448, the following are encoded in one genomic region:
- a CDS encoding DUF6545 domain-containing protein, with product MVGRRRRPGPRRLCGIGLVKVIGQCQRLPARTRGEGGRRPSQTVLNTIERTVAADARGRDAIIEAATVKAALTAMKTGRLAQEVAQPRGEATPRKDLRADTEWFERVAAAYAQEGAM from the coding sequence ATCGTCGGAAGAAGGCGTAGACCCGGTCCCAGGCGGTTATGTGGAATCGGACTTGTCAAGGTCATTGGGCAGTGCCAGCGACTGCCGGCCCGCACTCGGGGGGAAGGTGGGCGACGACCGTCCCAGACGGTCCTGAACACGATCGAGCGCACCGTCGCCGCCGACGCCCGCGGGAGGGACGCGATCATCGAAGCCGCCACCGTGAAAGCGGCACTGACCGCGATGAAGACCGGCCGCCTCGCCCAGGAAGTCGCCCAGCCGCGCGGGGAAGCAACACCACGTAAGGACCTACGCGCAGACACCGAGTGGTTCGAGCGTGTCGCCGCCGCCTACGCACAAGAGGGGGCGATGTGA
- a CDS encoding cache domain-containing protein, protein MPLLGGIRPPIAILLCLLLAVAATTVLTISLTGRHDVPQATRDSESAIAADAASSLRTSVEAEADALRHATRTYKPAKNAAPSAVVRALLATRPTARGAGLFDPRTGHQSAAGGETLSLVGVDVVAQDHDSHGGDIPARLTRSDGGTPRLLFFSRIKLPDAAKGAAASRRRTWLLVVSEPVSLPPVHGEGRTVRLIDVDGNVLNTGAAGTTAPTAADRALAETAADTAHRGPRTTDTSGSLLGERAAGRRTLAGWAPVVPTGHADATRDLGLTVLTSRQVASSTAGAGHVRFAAVAAAVLVLIALLVTAVLTLTLQRPLLRLHLSATRLVRGAHNVPGADAEEDDLTRPVPLPRFGEPARIGRALESIRRQLTDQAGPARVPSRRRLGSRSVLAVCAVLIAAWALPMLFLINRAQAATSIPAVVVADQQARTQAAADRVRQSLDQRYTDLTALTRTLAGRSPDKDRSPMQRVLDDHPQYRSLYVLDRAGAILERVGAEPLRTITHTPTGSGITTVNTSGRIPSIAAYAQIPPATPGAVAKAHDPVVLFGEIDVRALDRTLSRPSLGNVWLTDQRHRVLAANVGFRAFQTLPDHRLTRLAVQTEGAAGTAGASKSAVLDADAAPIGKQSVASAAPLALSGPAAGLDWRVVSARPAASLRLTAYQVQWRTMLAGLLALSAGVACLGWLHIVAVRPLRALATLAERLAGGDRRTVLYPVNHDETGSVTRSLELLRQALAATARPSGPGARLPVPSATRETAPRS, encoded by the coding sequence ATGCCCCTGCTCGGCGGCATACGCCCACCCATCGCCATACTGCTCTGTCTGCTGCTGGCGGTTGCCGCCACCACCGTGCTCACCATCTCGCTGACCGGCCGACATGACGTGCCGCAGGCCACGCGCGACTCCGAAAGCGCGATCGCCGCCGATGCCGCCAGCTCGCTGCGCACCTCGGTGGAGGCCGAAGCCGACGCGCTGCGGCACGCGACCCGGACGTACAAGCCGGCGAAGAACGCCGCCCCGTCGGCGGTGGTCCGGGCGCTGCTGGCCACCCGGCCGACCGCGCGGGGCGCCGGCCTCTTCGATCCACGCACCGGGCATCAGTCCGCGGCCGGCGGCGAAACCCTGTCGCTGGTCGGGGTGGATGTGGTGGCACAGGACCACGACAGCCACGGCGGCGACATCCCGGCGCGGCTGACCCGCTCGGACGGTGGCACGCCCCGGCTGCTGTTCTTCAGCCGGATCAAGTTGCCCGATGCCGCGAAGGGCGCGGCCGCATCACGGCGGCGCACGTGGCTGCTGGTGGTCTCCGAGCCCGTGTCGCTGCCGCCGGTGCACGGCGAAGGGCGCACCGTCCGGCTCATCGACGTCGACGGGAACGTGCTCAACACCGGCGCCGCGGGGACCACGGCGCCCACCGCCGCCGACCGTGCTCTGGCCGAGACCGCCGCCGACACCGCGCACCGCGGACCCCGGACGACCGACACCTCCGGAAGTCTGCTGGGCGAGCGGGCAGCCGGCCGGCGCACCCTGGCCGGCTGGGCTCCGGTCGTCCCCACCGGGCATGCTGACGCCACCCGCGACCTCGGCCTGACGGTGCTCACCTCCCGCCAGGTCGCCTCCTCGACCGCCGGCGCCGGCCATGTGCGTTTTGCCGCGGTGGCGGCTGCGGTGCTCGTCCTCATCGCGCTGCTGGTCACCGCGGTGCTGACACTCACGCTGCAACGGCCGCTGCTGCGGCTGCACCTGTCGGCCACCCGGCTGGTCCGCGGCGCCCACAACGTACCGGGCGCCGACGCCGAGGAGGATGACCTGACCCGGCCGGTCCCCCTGCCGCGGTTCGGCGAACCCGCCCGCATCGGCCGCGCGTTGGAGTCGATCCGCCGTCAACTCACCGATCAGGCGGGACCGGCCCGGGTGCCGAGCCGCCGCCGCCTCGGGTCCCGGAGCGTCCTCGCCGTCTGCGCGGTGCTGATCGCCGCCTGGGCCCTGCCGATGCTGTTCCTGATCAACCGGGCGCAGGCAGCCACGAGCATCCCCGCCGTCGTCGTCGCCGACCAGCAGGCCCGCACCCAGGCCGCCGCCGACCGGGTCCGGCAGTCGCTCGACCAGCGCTACACCGACCTGACCGCCCTGACCCGTACCCTCGCGGGGCGGTCCCCGGACAAGGACCGGTCACCGATGCAGCGGGTGCTGGACGACCATCCGCAGTACCGGTCGCTGTACGTACTGGACCGCGCCGGAGCCATCCTGGAACGGGTCGGCGCGGAGCCGCTGCGCACCATCACCCACACGCCGACCGGTAGCGGTATCACCACCGTCAACACCTCGGGTCGTATCCCCTCGATCGCCGCCTACGCGCAGATCCCGCCGGCCACACCAGGCGCCGTGGCGAAGGCACACGATCCGGTCGTCCTCTTCGGCGAGATCGATGTGCGCGCGTTGGACCGCACGCTCTCCCGGCCGAGCCTGGGCAACGTTTGGCTGACCGATCAGCGGCACCGGGTGCTCGCCGCGAACGTCGGCTTCCGCGCCTTCCAGACGCTGCCCGACCACCGGCTGACACGGCTCGCCGTGCAGACGGAGGGCGCAGCCGGTACCGCGGGCGCTTCGAAGTCGGCGGTGCTCGACGCGGACGCCGCGCCGATCGGCAAGCAGTCGGTGGCCTCCGCGGCACCGTTGGCGCTGTCGGGGCCGGCCGCCGGACTGGACTGGCGGGTCGTCTCCGCCCGGCCGGCCGCTTCGCTGCGGTTGACCGCGTACCAGGTGCAGTGGCGCACCATGCTCGCCGGGCTGCTCGCGCTGAGCGCGGGGGTCGCCTGTCTGGGCTGGCTGCATATCGTGGCGGTCCGACCGCTGCGGGCGCTGGCCACCCTCGCGGAGCGGCTGGCCGGCGGCGACCGGCGCACCGTCCTCTACCCTGTCAACCACGACGAGACCGGCTCGGTGACCCGAAGCCTCGAACTGCTCCGGCAGGCCCTGGCAGCGACCGCCCGCCCGTCCGGTCCGGGTGCCCGTCTCCCCGTCCCGTCGGCCACCCGCGAAACCGCGCCACGGTCTTAG
- a CDS encoding NF041680 family putative transposase: MSLPVPGSAGDALGVLSRFRVEFYECLYARADALFELTDAVLCKDGPVQTLVDLSLEAEHRRGHGALYQALNAGWAEPARLRSLLASLPVPRAVDGRIVLAVDVSTWLRPDAETSPDRLFCHVYGRGRSKDQFIPGWPYSFVAVLESGRTSWCRLLDALRLGPADDAAAVTAAQLRDVIERIIAAGHWSEGAPELLIVADAGYDLARLAHLLADLPVEVCGRLRSDRVMARDPAPHNVRPRSGRPRMHGAPFALAKPTTWGDPHTETLTDTTRYGTATAQAWDRLHPRLTRRSAWITDQNTELPVLHGLVIRLTVEHLPGGRDPDPVWLWSSRPGADPSHVDQLWRSYLRRFDLEHTFRLMKQTLGWTVPKLRDPTSADLWTTLIIAAHTQLWLARPAAQDLRRPWERPLPSNKLTPARVRRGFRNIRAKTARPAAAPKPSRPGPGRPRGSSNHARVPRHTPGKTVKRAETLDQHYGRRP, translated from the coding sequence ATGAGTCTGCCTGTCCCGGGGTCCGCTGGTGATGCGTTGGGTGTCTTGTCCCGCTTTCGGGTCGAGTTCTACGAGTGTCTGTACGCCCGTGCAGACGCGCTCTTCGAGCTCACCGACGCGGTCTTGTGCAAGGACGGGCCCGTGCAGACCTTGGTCGACCTGAGTCTGGAGGCCGAGCACCGACGTGGGCACGGTGCCCTCTACCAGGCGCTGAACGCCGGCTGGGCCGAGCCGGCACGGCTGCGGAGCTTGCTGGCCTCGCTGCCCGTGCCGCGTGCGGTTGACGGGCGGATCGTGCTGGCCGTGGACGTCTCCACGTGGTTGCGCCCCGATGCCGAGACCAGCCCCGACCGGCTGTTCTGCCACGTCTACGGACGCGGCCGCAGCAAGGACCAGTTCATCCCCGGCTGGCCCTACTCCTTCGTGGCCGTGCTGGAATCGGGCCGGACCTCCTGGTGCCGCCTGCTGGACGCCCTCCGGCTCGGCCCGGCCGATGACGCCGCCGCCGTCACGGCCGCCCAACTGCGCGACGTCATCGAGCGGATCATCGCCGCGGGCCACTGGAGCGAGGGCGCCCCCGAGCTGCTGATCGTCGCCGACGCCGGCTACGACCTCGCCCGCCTGGCCCACCTGCTCGCCGACCTACCCGTGGAGGTATGCGGCCGACTGCGCTCGGACCGCGTGATGGCCCGCGACCCGGCCCCGCACAACGTCCGGCCACGATCCGGCCGTCCGCGCATGCACGGTGCCCCGTTCGCCCTGGCCAAACCCACCACCTGGGGCGACCCACACACCGAGACCCTCACCGACACCACCCGCTACGGCACCGCGACCGCCCAGGCATGGGACCGGCTCCACCCCCGACTCACCCGACGCTCCGCCTGGATCACCGACCAGAACACCGAACTCCCCGTCCTGCACGGCCTCGTGATCCGCCTCACCGTCGAGCACCTGCCCGGCGGACGGGATCCCGACCCGGTGTGGCTGTGGTCCTCACGCCCCGGGGCCGACCCCTCCCACGTCGACCAACTGTGGCGGTCCTACCTGCGCAGATTCGACCTGGAACACACCTTCCGCCTGATGAAGCAGACACTCGGCTGGACCGTGCCCAAGCTCCGTGACCCGACCAGCGCGGACCTGTGGACGACGCTCATCATCGCCGCACACACCCAGCTATGGCTCGCCAGGCCGGCCGCGCAGGACCTGCGCCGCCCATGGGAACGCCCACTTCCCTCAAACAAGTTGACCCCCGCCCGGGTCCGGCGGGGGTTTCGCAACATCCGCGCGAAGACCGCCCGCCCCGCGGCTGCGCCGAAACCCTCCCGCCCCGGCCCAGGACGCCCCCGCGGATCGAGCAACCATGCGAGAGTACCCCGCCACACGCCAGGAAAGACCGTCAAACGCGCCGAAACGCTCGACCAGCACTACGGCCGTCGACCATAA
- a CDS encoding helix-turn-helix domain-containing protein, translating into MLEKMREDRGLSTAEVASALGFSKEKLWRVESGRTSLPNPKDLTSLLEYYQQDDETIDSLLTIHRESLQAGWWVPYNPHFQKGMRDYVGMETDALAISAWQPNLVFGLLQTEEYARALLQSAKATDEITTEFIDSNVELRMLRKRIISEEEPRPLWVIMAEDALRATIGSAEVMARQYEEIARLSSLDHVTVQVLPASSAGYRASQNFIILDLEEPLGRMVQADHVNGQAWVTDKKPDVGRFSRRFEALRASALAPHETPQFLEALQRRTGPSTLH; encoded by the coding sequence GTGCTGGAGAAGATGAGGGAGGACCGCGGCCTCAGCACGGCCGAGGTCGCTTCCGCGCTCGGGTTCTCGAAGGAGAAGTTGTGGCGCGTCGAGAGCGGTCGGACCAGCCTGCCGAACCCGAAAGACCTCACTTCCCTGCTGGAGTACTACCAACAGGACGACGAGACGATCGACAGCCTGCTGACGATCCATCGCGAGTCACTGCAAGCAGGATGGTGGGTCCCCTACAACCCCCACTTCCAAAAGGGCATGCGCGACTACGTCGGCATGGAGACCGATGCGCTCGCCATCAGCGCGTGGCAGCCCAACTTGGTGTTCGGACTGCTTCAGACGGAGGAGTACGCCCGCGCCCTGCTCCAGAGCGCCAAGGCGACGGACGAGATCACCACCGAGTTCATCGACTCCAACGTCGAACTGAGGATGCTCCGAAAGCGGATCATCTCTGAAGAGGAGCCCCGGCCCTTGTGGGTCATCATGGCCGAGGACGCGTTGCGGGCCACCATCGGGAGCGCAGAGGTGATGGCGCGGCAGTACGAGGAGATCGCGCGGCTCAGCAGCCTCGACCACGTCACCGTCCAGGTGCTGCCGGCTTCGTCAGCCGGCTACCGCGCGAGCCAGAACTTCATCATCCTCGATCTGGAAGAGCCCTTGGGGCGCATGGTCCAGGCCGACCATGTCAACGGCCAAGCCTGGGTGACCGACAAGAAGCCCGACGTGGGACGGTTCTCCCGCAGGTTCGAAGCACTGCGGGCCTCGGCGCTCGCACCCCACGAGACGCCGCAGTTCCTGGAAGCACTACAGCGAAGGACAGGACCATCAACACTCCACTGA
- a CDS encoding helix-turn-helix domain-containing protein translates to MAEDFGLRAPARQWRWATPAAQAVLETRDLGAILRFYRAANGLNQTRLGMLLGYDKTYVSLLETGRRSLTDLGSIERVCERLGLPPHVLGVTTAADTDHQLVLQLGESTVRLAEIARQSGQADVAVAELWPFVARLEARVADGHAERALLHLVARARVGLGVALGNVLPEERLGTAAYWTAKSLEITRFIDDPQTTSYALRMHGNELRKAGLRGAAVERLLQAAALAPDRDARAAVLPLLARAAGALGDSELFDRVIREADSALGQVTHTSLFNPYSLHEVRLRGLVATGRTGAAIRLADDAPRPTTTVAPQWHVIAMITTADVRLSGADRQGAFEALVAATHEATTQRLPHQLQRVMRTAERQLPDVHAAAGQALDELRREMAA, encoded by the coding sequence ATGGCCGAGGACTTCGGACTCCGCGCGCCAGCACGGCAGTGGCGCTGGGCCACGCCTGCGGCCCAAGCAGTGCTTGAGACACGTGACTTGGGAGCCATCCTGCGCTTCTACCGGGCTGCCAACGGCCTCAACCAGACCCGGTTGGGCATGCTGCTCGGGTACGACAAGACGTACGTCAGCCTGTTGGAGACCGGCCGGCGAAGCCTGACCGACCTCGGCTCGATCGAGCGGGTCTGCGAGCGGCTGGGGCTGCCACCTCATGTCCTGGGCGTCACGACGGCGGCCGACACTGATCACCAATTGGTGCTTCAACTCGGCGAATCCACCGTCCGGCTCGCCGAGATCGCACGCCAGTCCGGCCAGGCAGACGTCGCGGTGGCCGAACTGTGGCCGTTCGTCGCGCGCCTGGAAGCCCGCGTCGCCGACGGTCACGCGGAGCGCGCGCTCCTGCACCTGGTCGCTCGCGCCCGGGTCGGCCTCGGCGTCGCCTTGGGCAACGTGCTGCCGGAAGAACGGCTGGGCACCGCGGCGTACTGGACCGCGAAGTCGCTGGAGATCACCAGGTTCATCGACGACCCGCAGACCACCTCCTACGCGCTGCGCATGCACGGCAACGAACTGCGCAAGGCGGGGCTTCGCGGAGCCGCGGTCGAACGCCTCCTCCAAGCGGCCGCGTTGGCACCCGACCGTGATGCACGTGCTGCCGTGCTTCCCCTGCTGGCCCGCGCCGCAGGCGCGTTGGGCGACTCCGAGCTGTTCGACCGCGTGATCCGGGAGGCCGACTCCGCGCTGGGGCAGGTGACGCACACCAGCCTCTTCAATCCGTACTCGCTGCACGAGGTGCGGTTGCGGGGCCTGGTGGCGACCGGCCGAACCGGCGCGGCCATAAGACTGGCGGACGATGCTCCGAGGCCGACCACGACGGTGGCCCCGCAATGGCACGTGATCGCAATGATCACCACCGCAGATGTTCGCCTGAGCGGAGCCGATCGCCAGGGCGCCTTCGAGGCGCTGGTTGCGGCCACTCATGAAGCCACCACGCAGCGACTGCCGCACCAGCTCCAGCGCGTCATGAGAACGGCCGAGCGACAACTGCCCGACGTGCACGCTGCGGCCGGGCAAGCTCTGGACGAACTGCGCAGGGAGATGGCTGCCTAG
- a CDS encoding TauD/TfdA family dioxygenase yields MSDTPESTGLFAKRYIDLRATTALTDVITSQLRDVGLVTLDGLQSRAAVVALASALMRIAPHRDSEPDGLTVVQDTGRHTARSGFAGLTNVELAAHTERSGAPAPPRLMLLACGRPAASGGECVLIDGHDVYTDLARHHPDAAEALSDERAGLFGGQNGTFSPVFRHHPSDRISIRLRLDDLALWNPLARRFIPALTAAISRHRQAIRLDTGDAYLLDNHRWLHARTAFTGPRLLYRALGTPFLAMSEGFPIDAPRRWLPPLSELTR; encoded by the coding sequence ATGTCCGATACCCCTGAATCCACCGGGCTGTTTGCCAAGCGCTACATCGACCTACGAGCCACCACCGCGCTGACCGACGTCATCACTTCGCAACTGCGCGATGTCGGCCTGGTGACCCTGGACGGATTACAGTCCCGGGCCGCCGTGGTCGCGCTGGCCTCGGCTCTCATGCGCATCGCCCCTCACCGTGACAGCGAACCCGACGGGCTCACCGTCGTCCAGGACACGGGCCGCCACACTGCCCGGTCCGGGTTCGCCGGACTGACCAACGTGGAGTTGGCCGCGCACACCGAACGGTCCGGGGCTCCGGCGCCGCCCCGGCTGATGCTGCTGGCCTGTGGCCGGCCGGCGGCCTCGGGAGGCGAGTGCGTCCTGATCGACGGCCACGACGTCTACACCGACCTCGCGCGGCACCATCCCGACGCCGCGGAGGCGCTCTCGGACGAGCGAGCGGGTCTCTTCGGCGGCCAGAACGGTACCTTCTCCCCCGTCTTTCGGCACCACCCGAGTGATCGGATCTCCATCCGGCTCCGACTGGACGACCTCGCGCTGTGGAACCCCCTCGCCCGGCGTTTCATACCCGCCCTCACCGCAGCCATCTCACGTCACCGCCAGGCGATCCGCCTCGACACCGGCGACGCCTATCTGCTCGACAACCACCGCTGGCTGCACGCGCGAACCGCCTTCACGGGGCCCCGCCTGCTGTACCGCGCCCTGGGCACACCGTTCCTCGCGATGTCCGAGGGATTTCCGATCGACGCGCCCCGGCGGTGGTTGCCGCCGCTTTCGGAGTTGACCAGATGA
- a CDS encoding DUF397 domain-containing protein: MAPETSWYKSSYSGAEGNACVEIAALTQNVGIRDSKDKQGPALLVTPSAWSSFLDLVRSGAADFDIVQP; encoded by the coding sequence ATAGCTCCCGAGACCTCCTGGTACAAGTCCTCCTACAGCGGAGCCGAGGGCAACGCGTGCGTGGAGATCGCCGCCCTCACGCAGAACGTCGGCATCCGTGACTCCAAGGACAAGCAGGGGCCGGCACTGCTCGTGACGCCGAGCGCCTGGTCGTCCTTCCTCGACCTCGTCCGCTCCGGTGCCGCCGACTTCGACATCGTCCAGCCGTAA
- a CDS encoding NUDIX hydrolase — protein sequence MSSYKPPMWPVSVKAVVLDDRSRVLLLRNERDEWELPGGRLEIVDQENGEAADSTPQDAVAREVWEETGWQVKVGPLIDDGVWIYEPIPGRRVLIVTYGAVALDPRVEPVASHEHKHVGLFTKDEVAGLHMPSGYKASIRAWYDRV from the coding sequence ATGTCGTCGTACAAGCCGCCGATGTGGCCGGTGTCGGTGAAGGCCGTGGTTCTCGACGACCGAAGCCGCGTCCTGCTGCTGCGCAACGAGCGCGACGAGTGGGAACTGCCGGGCGGCCGACTGGAGATCGTCGACCAGGAGAACGGTGAGGCCGCCGACTCGACACCTCAGGACGCGGTCGCGCGGGAGGTCTGGGAGGAGACCGGCTGGCAGGTCAAGGTCGGTCCCCTGATCGACGACGGCGTCTGGATCTACGAGCCGATTCCGGGGCGCCGCGTGCTGATCGTCACGTACGGTGCGGTGGCCCTGGACCCACGGGTGGAACCGGTGGCCAGCCACGAGCACAAGCACGTCGGCCTGTTCACCAAGGATGAGGTGGCAGGCCTCCATATGCCCTCGGGCTACAAGGCATCGATCCGCGCCTGGTACGACCGGGTGTGA
- a CDS encoding GlxA family transcriptional regulator, with translation MRTDLAAHRVALAVTDQAPIFELAVPCEVFGIDRPDLTDPWYDLQVCTVDPGTTVAHGFVAHGAGDMDDLVRADTVVVPACANVHRAPSPELVEAVRAAHTAGARIAAICSGAFVLAAAGLLDGRRATTHWMHTHELARRHPEVCLDPKVLYVEDGGIYTSAGTAAGLDLCLELVRVDHGAAVANALARRLVTPPHRMGGQAQYVELPAVARDDTTLGPLLEWARGRLDGPLTLTDLARQAGISRRTLARRFEETIGVPPMRWLQQERIRRAQHLLETSTLPVEQVSAASGLGSATNLRRHFVRDVGLAPQAYRFAFLGSHGPGDGPSETRMPLRRHS, from the coding sequence ATGCGAACGGATCTTGCCGCGCACCGCGTGGCCCTCGCCGTGACGGACCAGGCGCCGATCTTCGAACTGGCGGTGCCCTGTGAGGTGTTCGGCATCGACCGCCCCGACCTGACCGACCCGTGGTACGACCTGCAGGTGTGCACGGTCGACCCCGGTACGACGGTCGCGCACGGCTTCGTCGCCCACGGTGCGGGCGACATGGACGACCTGGTCCGTGCGGACACGGTGGTGGTGCCCGCCTGCGCGAATGTGCACCGCGCGCCGTCGCCCGAGCTGGTCGAGGCGGTCCGTGCGGCACATACGGCGGGGGCACGCATCGCGGCCATCTGTTCCGGCGCCTTCGTCCTGGCGGCAGCCGGCCTCCTGGACGGCCGCCGGGCCACCACCCACTGGATGCACACCCATGAACTCGCCCGCCGCCATCCCGAGGTCTGCCTGGACCCGAAGGTGCTCTACGTCGAGGACGGCGGTATCTACACCTCCGCTGGTACCGCAGCCGGTCTCGACCTGTGCCTGGAACTGGTCCGCGTCGACCACGGAGCCGCCGTGGCCAACGCGCTCGCCCGACGCCTGGTGACACCTCCGCACCGCATGGGCGGCCAGGCCCAGTACGTCGAACTGCCCGCGGTGGCCCGCGACGACACCACGCTCGGGCCCCTCTTGGAATGGGCCCGGGGACGGCTCGACGGCCCCCTCACCCTCACCGACCTCGCACGGCAGGCCGGCATCAGCCGCCGGACCCTGGCCCGCCGCTTCGAGGAGACCATCGGGGTGCCCCCCATGCGCTGGCTCCAGCAGGAGCGCATCCGCCGTGCGCAACACCTGCTGGAAACCAGCACGCTGCCCGTGGAACAGGTGTCCGCCGCCAGCGGGCTCGGCAGTGCGACGAATCTACGCCGTCACTTCGTCCGCGACGTGGGCCTCGCGCCGCAGGCGTACCGCTTCGCCTTCCTCGGCAGTCATGGTCCCGGCGACGGACCATCCGAGACCCGTATGCCGTTGCGTCGGCATAGCTGA
- a CDS encoding APC family permease, whose protein sequence is MSATGHPPNTHDSSSAETSPLQGTIGYGQAVALYVGAVLGAGVLVLPGQVASAAGPASLVSWLFMGLLGLPLAMTFAALATRFPDPGGISTYATRAFGPTAGGLAGWFYFVAGSVGQTIVPLTGGYYIAAALRVDQDYAFLFAAGILALAVAANLVGLRLSGRVQLALSGGVALLLLAATLTALAHVHASAFSSFAPNGLSGIADGAVVLFFAFAGWEAVAHLAGEFRDVHRDLTRATVTTVAVVVVLYLGVSFAVVGTGTYGNARLDRIAVGQVLGAGLGFSATVAAAVLATVISLGTTNAFIAAVSRLGYGLGRDGWLPTPLGRRNADGVPVAGVLTVGGIGAAGLVATRLGGWGTEDIVGLPASLVLVTYLIGTAAGARLLSGRARGYAVTALAFTVVIAPFAAGYIAVPVIVAAVALGYRWSRHRFPRRPGGAE, encoded by the coding sequence ATGAGCGCCACCGGACACCCCCCGAACACGCACGACAGCAGTTCCGCGGAGACCTCCCCACTGCAAGGCACGATCGGCTACGGGCAGGCAGTGGCTCTGTACGTCGGGGCCGTCCTTGGCGCCGGAGTCCTGGTGCTGCCCGGCCAGGTCGCGTCGGCAGCCGGGCCAGCCTCGCTGGTGTCATGGCTCTTCATGGGGCTGCTCGGCCTGCCACTGGCGATGACGTTCGCCGCCCTGGCCACGCGTTTCCCCGACCCCGGAGGCATCTCCACCTATGCCACCCGCGCCTTCGGGCCGACGGCAGGGGGGCTCGCCGGGTGGTTCTACTTCGTTGCCGGGTCGGTCGGGCAGACCATCGTCCCGCTGACCGGGGGCTACTACATCGCTGCTGCGCTCCGCGTGGACCAGGACTACGCCTTCCTCTTCGCAGCGGGCATCCTCGCGCTGGCGGTCGCGGCCAACCTGGTGGGGCTGCGGCTGAGCGGCCGTGTACAGCTCGCCCTCTCGGGCGGTGTGGCGCTGTTGCTCCTGGCCGCCACGCTCACCGCCCTCGCGCACGTCCACGCGTCAGCGTTCTCCTCCTTCGCGCCGAACGGCCTGTCCGGAATCGCCGACGGGGCTGTCGTACTGTTCTTCGCCTTCGCGGGCTGGGAAGCGGTCGCCCATCTGGCCGGTGAGTTCCGCGACGTACACCGCGACCTGACCCGGGCAACGGTGACGACCGTCGCCGTGGTCGTCGTGCTGTACCTGGGTGTCTCCTTCGCCGTCGTCGGCACCGGGACCTACGGCAATGCCCGGCTGGACCGGATCGCCGTCGGCCAAGTGCTGGGCGCGGGGCTCGGCTTCAGTGCCACCGTCGCTGCCGCGGTCCTGGCCACCGTGATCAGCCTCGGCACCACCAACGCCTTCATCGCGGCCGTCTCCCGGCTCGGCTACGGGCTCGGACGGGACGGCTGGCTCCCAACCCCTCTGGGGCGCCGCAACGCCGACGGGGTCCCGGTGGCCGGTGTGCTGACCGTGGGCGGGATCGGAGCGGCCGGTCTGGTGGCAACCCGGCTCGGCGGCTGGGGTACGGAGGACATCGTCGGCCTCCCGGCCTCGCTCGTGCTGGTGACCTACCTCATCGGCACGGCGGCCGGGGCCCGGCTGCTGAGCGGCCGGGCCCGCGGTTACGCCGTGACCGCCTTGGCCTTCACGGTCGTGATCGCGCCCTTCGCAGCGGGATACATCGCCGTCCCCGTGATCGTCGCGGCCGTCGCCCTCGGCTATCGGTGGAGCCGACACCGCTTTCCGCGCCGACCCGGCGGGGCGGAGTGA